Proteins encoded by one window of Nicotiana tabacum cultivar K326 chromosome 10, ASM71507v2, whole genome shotgun sequence:
- the LOC107785807 gene encoding uncharacterized protein LOC107785807 isoform X1, whose product MAENNEVEITQGEVKEIKQGEDDGNILNTSIKWGGNSESVGEGQESGEKILEKGTQVLIDMIDENQGMEKVCRICHLNEESKEIIELGCDCKAELGICHRHCAEAWFNQRGNRLCEICGKTAKNVETRLQESRIMVVEWNQRAVEARSSYITSTIQQNGCRWRCQQSCCNFLLACFVMAFTLPWFFRVEIP is encoded by the exons ATGGCAGAAAATAATGAAGTTGAGATAACACAAGGAGAAGTTAAGGAGATAAAACAAGGAGAAGATGATGGCAATATTTTAAATACGAGTATTAAATGGGGAGGTAATTCAGAGAGTGTTGGAGAAGGACAAGAATCAGGAGAAAAAATATTAGAGAAAGGTACTCAAGTTTTAATTGATATGATTGATGAAAATCAAGGAATGGAAAAAGTATGTCGTATATGTCATTTGAATGAAGAATCCAAGGAAATAATTGAGCTTGGTTGTGACTGTAAAGCTGAGCTTGGTATTTGTCATCGCCATTGTGCTGAAGCCTGGTTTAATCAGAGAGGTAACAG ATTATGCGAAATATGTGGGAAGACggcaaaaaatgtggaaacaaGATTACAGGAGAGCAGAATAATGGTGGTTGAATGGAACCAACGGGCAGTAGAAGCCAGAAGTTCATATATCACATCTACTATACAGCAGAATGGTTGTAGATGGAGATGTCAGCAATCTTGCTGTAATTTCCTGCTTGCCTGTTTTGTAATGGCATTTACCCTCCCATGGTTCTTCCGAGTTGAAATTCCATAA
- the LOC107785807 gene encoding uncharacterized protein LOC107785807 isoform X2, giving the protein MAENNEVEITQGEVKEIKQGEDDGNILNTSIKWGGNSESVGEGQESGEKILEKGTQVLIDMIDENQGMEKVCRICHLNEESKEIIELGCDCKAELGICHRHCAEAWFNQRDYAKYVGRRQKMWKQDYRRAE; this is encoded by the exons ATGGCAGAAAATAATGAAGTTGAGATAACACAAGGAGAAGTTAAGGAGATAAAACAAGGAGAAGATGATGGCAATATTTTAAATACGAGTATTAAATGGGGAGGTAATTCAGAGAGTGTTGGAGAAGGACAAGAATCAGGAGAAAAAATATTAGAGAAAGGTACTCAAGTTTTAATTGATATGATTGATGAAAATCAAGGAATGGAAAAAGTATGTCGTATATGTCATTTGAATGAAGAATCCAAGGAAATAATTGAGCTTGGTTGTGACTGTAAAGCTGAGCTTGGTATTTGTCATCGCCATTGTGCTGAAGCCTGGTTTAATCAGAGAG ATTATGCGAAATATGTGGGAAGACggcaaaaaatgtggaaacaaGATTACAGGAGAGCAGAATAA